A window of the Acidobacteriota bacterium genome harbors these coding sequences:
- a CDS encoding glycosyltransferase family 2 protein → MQPDLSVVVPVRNEAENVRELCRELVAELSRWGRPFEILVIDDGSTDDTFRLLREIQAGEPRLRVIRFRRNFGQTAGFAAGFAHARGRYIVTMDGDLQNDPRDIPALVEMIEDGDDIACGWRKDRKDPFLNRRLPSMIANRVISWATGVRLNDYGCSLKVFRAEVVKPLRLYGEMHRFLPAIASEQGVRISQRPVNHRARVHGRSNYGISRTLRVILDLLTVKFLLSYSTRPLQMFGVLGIVMATLGAVINAYLAYLRLFGNQSIADRPLLLLGILLIFSGFQLITLGLLAELQIRTYHESQDKPTYVIREVLEASPRTDEAGEPAALGRRYP, encoded by the coding sequence ATGCAGCCGGACCTGTCTGTGGTCGTCCCCGTACGCAACGAGGCGGAGAACGTCCGCGAGCTCTGCCGTGAGCTGGTGGCCGAGCTGTCGCGCTGGGGGCGCCCCTTTGAAATCCTCGTCATCGACGATGGCAGCACGGATGACACGTTCCGGCTGCTTCGCGAGATCCAGGCGGGCGAGCCGCGGTTGCGGGTCATCCGCTTCCGCCGCAACTTCGGCCAGACCGCCGGGTTCGCGGCCGGCTTCGCCCACGCGCGCGGCCGCTACATCGTCACGATGGATGGCGACCTCCAGAACGATCCGCGCGACATCCCCGCGCTCGTCGAGATGATCGAAGATGGCGACGATATCGCGTGCGGCTGGCGGAAGGACCGCAAAGATCCGTTCCTGAACCGGCGGCTGCCGTCGATGATCGCGAACCGGGTGATCTCGTGGGCGACGGGCGTGCGGCTGAACGACTACGGCTGCTCGCTGAAGGTGTTTCGCGCCGAAGTGGTGAAACCCCTGCGGCTGTACGGCGAGATGCACCGCTTCCTGCCGGCGATTGCCAGCGAGCAGGGAGTCCGGATCTCGCAGCGCCCGGTGAACCACCGCGCGCGGGTGCATGGGCGGTCCAACTACGGCATTTCGCGCACGCTCCGCGTGATCCTCGACCTGCTCACGGTCAAGTTCCTTCTCAGCTACTCGACGCGGCCGCTCCAGATGTTCGGCGTGCTCGGCATCGTCATGGCGACCCTGGGCGCGGTGATCAACGCGTATCTCGCGTATCTCCGGCTGTTCGGCAACCAGTCGATTGCAGACCGTCCGCTGCTGCTCCTGGGCATTCTGCTCATCTTCAGCGGCTTCCAGTTAATCACGCTCGGCCTGCTTGCGGAGCTGCAGATCCGCACGTACCACGAGTCCCAGGACAAGCCCACCTACGTCATTCGCGAAGTGCTCGAAGCATCGCCGCGGACTGACGAAGCGGGCGAGCCCGCCGCCCTTGGGCGGCGCTATCCCTGA
- a CDS encoding SGNH/GDSL hydrolase family protein, translating into MSAAVILSMAAAHCGGKGPTAPPAGPFTQCPADIQLDSPDGGPVAVTYSAPGASGGTPPYEVTCTPPSGTAVGLGTSTVTCSVVDSTGRGTICSFNVTVVRPPRLALSRFLAFGDSLTEGVTNEMPTFRIVDYPNSYPQQLDALLRAHFRGQSLAVIPDGVGGELISGASQHSPGAQKRLPVDLDAARPEVVLLMEGTNDLTADPASPDDLLARAVDGMRKMIDQAQSRGVRVFLATIPPINPAGTKGISPEAAAEVPVFNDRLRALAQAEGVVLVDVHAAISARPDLMSSDGLHLNTLGYGAVAQLFFDAIKRELEIRDSLTP; encoded by the coding sequence GTGTCGGCTGCCGTGATCCTGTCCATGGCGGCCGCGCACTGCGGCGGCAAAGGGCCCACGGCGCCGCCTGCGGGCCCGTTCACGCAGTGCCCGGCGGACATCCAGCTCGATTCTCCGGATGGCGGGCCGGTTGCCGTGACCTATTCGGCGCCGGGCGCGAGCGGGGGCACGCCTCCGTACGAGGTGACGTGCACGCCGCCCAGCGGTACGGCGGTCGGCCTCGGCACGAGCACCGTCACCTGTAGCGTCGTCGACAGCACGGGCCGCGGCACGATCTGCAGCTTCAACGTGACGGTGGTACGCCCGCCGCGGCTGGCGCTCTCGCGGTTCCTGGCGTTCGGCGACAGCTTGACCGAGGGCGTCACCAACGAAATGCCCACGTTTCGGATCGTCGACTACCCGAACTCCTACCCGCAACAGCTGGACGCGCTGCTCCGCGCGCACTTCCGCGGGCAGTCGCTGGCGGTGATTCCGGACGGCGTAGGGGGGGAGTTGATCTCGGGCGCCTCGCAGCACAGCCCCGGCGCCCAGAAACGGCTGCCGGTGGACCTCGATGCGGCGCGGCCGGAAGTCGTGCTGCTCATGGAGGGCACCAACGATCTGACCGCGGACCCCGCGAGCCCGGATGACCTGCTTGCGCGTGCCGTGGACGGCATGCGCAAGATGATCGACCAGGCACAGAGCCGGGGCGTCCGCGTGTTTCTCGCGACGATCCCTCCGATCAATCCTGCCGGCACGAAGGGGATCTCTCCTGAGGCTGCCGCGGAGGTTCCGGTCTTCAACGATCGCCTCCGGGCGCTCGCGCAGGCGGAGGGTGTCGTGCTCGTGGACGTCCATGCCGCCATCAGCGCGCGTCCTGACCTCATGAGCAGCGACGGGCTGCACCTGAACACGCTCGGGTATGGGGCCGTGGCCCAGCTGTTTTTCGACGCCATCAAGCGGGAGCTCGAGATTCGCGATTCGCTGACCCCATGA
- a CDS encoding glycosyltransferase family 39 protein produces the protein MNAHHLLLAAIVALGFALRVWGIGFGLPDIPARPDESALAGVAMEFLQGRFWPLFFDYPRLMPYLLAVAYAVYGAIAVTAGWFDTFAQFLRTWTQYWPPLFLLGRWISAVLGVLTLIVIHRLATRTSGRQAGLIAALFLSVAFLHVRDSHYATADVPMTFLCWVALAALVRAAEAHDTRALLAGTCTASLALSTKYSAVPAALSVAAVLLVWRTKGWIDTRGLIMSSLKHAALGAAVFLVLNPYVVFDFERFRLGMALLSESYSMGMKTQHHLGSGWAYHLVVTLRYGVGWPMLAAAAAGAIVILRRRPAEAAVLGAFVLPYYALAGESRLLFVRYAVPLVPFVSYAAAVAVDALFTRLGRACPKMLVLAGAAALISIIAVPTLASSVDFDRLLSRRDTRVVAAEWARAHIPRGATIAQSGSEYGRVGFGFDAPYRNWEYWEAWGTYVDLHRRRASPRAGLPQYIVVHESPLPYSYVAPRMQQDIKAGYELVRVIRGLPASERRNVYDYQDAFFMPYAGFYGVSRPGPTIYIWKRRADVQ, from the coding sequence ATGAACGCGCACCACCTGCTGCTCGCGGCAATCGTGGCGCTGGGCTTTGCGTTGCGCGTGTGGGGTATTGGCTTCGGGCTGCCGGACATCCCGGCGCGCCCCGACGAGAGCGCGCTCGCCGGCGTCGCGATGGAGTTCCTCCAGGGCCGCTTCTGGCCGCTGTTTTTCGATTATCCGCGGCTCATGCCGTACTTGCTTGCGGTCGCCTACGCGGTGTACGGCGCCATCGCCGTGACGGCGGGCTGGTTCGATACCTTCGCGCAGTTCCTGCGCACCTGGACGCAGTACTGGCCGCCACTGTTCCTCCTCGGCCGATGGATCAGCGCCGTGCTGGGCGTGCTGACGCTGATCGTGATCCACCGTCTCGCAACTCGTACGAGCGGGCGCCAGGCGGGGCTGATCGCGGCGTTGTTTCTGAGCGTCGCCTTCCTCCACGTTCGGGATTCGCACTACGCAACGGCCGACGTGCCGATGACGTTCCTGTGCTGGGTCGCGCTCGCCGCGCTCGTGCGGGCCGCCGAGGCGCACGACACGCGCGCGCTGCTCGCCGGCACCTGCACGGCGTCCCTGGCATTGTCCACCAAGTACTCCGCCGTGCCGGCGGCGCTCTCCGTCGCGGCGGTGTTGCTGGTCTGGCGGACGAAGGGCTGGATCGACACCCGCGGGCTCATCATGAGCAGCCTGAAACACGCGGCCCTCGGCGCCGCGGTATTCCTGGTCCTCAACCCGTACGTCGTGTTTGACTTCGAACGATTTCGCCTGGGCATGGCGCTGCTGTCCGAGTCGTATTCGATGGGCATGAAGACGCAGCATCATCTCGGCAGCGGCTGGGCCTACCATCTCGTCGTGACACTCCGGTACGGCGTCGGCTGGCCGATGCTGGCAGCGGCCGCGGCGGGAGCGATTGTGATCCTCCGCCGTCGGCCCGCAGAGGCGGCAGTGCTGGGCGCCTTCGTCCTGCCGTATTACGCGCTCGCGGGAGAATCGCGGCTGTTGTTCGTGCGCTACGCCGTGCCGCTGGTGCCGTTTGTCAGCTACGCCGCGGCGGTCGCAGTCGACGCCCTGTTCACGCGACTCGGTCGCGCGTGCCCGAAGATGCTGGTCCTCGCGGGGGCTGCTGCCCTGATCTCCATCATTGCGGTCCCGACGCTCGCAAGTTCGGTCGACTTCGATCGCCTTCTCAGCCGGCGCGACACGCGCGTGGTTGCCGCGGAATGGGCGCGTGCACACATCCCGCGGGGTGCGACCATCGCGCAATCCGGCTCCGAGTACGGTCGAGTAGGGTTCGGTTTCGACGCGCCCTATCGCAACTGGGAGTACTGGGAAGCGTGGGGTACTTACGTCGATCTCCACCGGCGCCGCGCGTCCCCCCGCGCGGGGCTGCCCCAGTACATCGTGGTCCACGAGTCACCGCTGCCGTACAGCTACGTCGCGCCGCGCATGCAGCAGGACATCAAGGCGGGCTACGAGCTGGTCCGGGTCATTCGTGGATTGCCCGCATCCGAGCGACGGAATGTCTACGATTACCAGGACGCGTTCTTCATGCCGTACGCAGGGTTCTACGGGGTGTCACGACCGGGTCCCACGATCTACATCTGGAAGCGGCGCGCGGATGTCCAGTGA
- a CDS encoding NTP transferase domain-containing protein: MPERMLVVPAAGRGTRLNSALPKALVPVAGRPMLDHLFALYRPYVGRFVIVVNPESEQAVREHCARVQPGAVDFAVQAVPTGMLDAILLASGAVRAANAETIWITWADQVAVRDETVAALARTSDRPGVALALPTLHRAHPYTLLERDETGRIVRVRYRREHDPMPAAGESEMGVFSLSRDAYLEDLPRFAAERAVEAGAATGERNFLPFIPWLAARRAIVTFPATEDIEAVGVNTPDELAMIEEALRRRPPA; the protein is encoded by the coding sequence ATGCCTGAGCGGATGCTCGTGGTTCCCGCCGCCGGCCGCGGCACGCGCCTGAACTCGGCCCTGCCGAAGGCGCTGGTACCGGTGGCGGGCCGTCCCATGCTCGATCACCTCTTTGCGCTGTACCGGCCCTACGTTGGGCGCTTCGTTATCGTCGTGAACCCCGAATCCGAGCAGGCGGTTCGCGAGCACTGCGCGCGTGTCCAGCCTGGCGCCGTCGACTTCGCGGTCCAGGCCGTCCCCACGGGCATGCTGGATGCGATCCTGCTCGCATCGGGTGCCGTGCGCGCGGCGAACGCGGAGACGATCTGGATCACGTGGGCGGATCAGGTGGCGGTGCGCGACGAGACGGTGGCGGCGCTCGCGCGGACGTCGGACCGGCCGGGCGTGGCCCTTGCTCTGCCGACCTTGCATCGCGCGCATCCCTACACGCTGCTCGAGCGCGACGAGACCGGCAGGATCGTTCGCGTGCGGTACAGGCGGGAACACGACCCGATGCCGGCGGCGGGGGAGAGCGAGATGGGGGTGTTCAGCCTGTCCCGCGACGCCTATCTGGAGGACCTGCCGCGGTTCGCGGCGGAACGCGCCGTCGAGGCGGGCGCTGCGACGGGCGAGCGGAATTTCCTGCCGTTCATTCCCTGGCTGGCCGCGCGGCGTGCGATCGTGACGTTTCCCGCCACCGAAGATATCGAGGCCGTCGGCGTCAACACGCCCGACGAGCTTGCGATGATTGAAGAGGCCCTGCGCCGGCGGCCGCCGGCCTGA
- a CDS encoding flippase-like domain-containing protein, with translation MTAGRLARILVAAGLFLFLLWRANPAAVLAAARGANLAWIAAAAGLVLFDRALMAYRWLVLLRAVEPRQRPPLAAVLRVFFVSTFVGTFLPSVGGDVVRAYSLSCYGVDAAQSAASVAIDRVLGVASIAIVGVAGLALAGARFADRGVAATLAVSLAVCAAGALVVFSERAAGLARHAARRLPGARVRHAAESLVDATRRYARHRGGLANVLAGSAGVQLLRIVQAYCLGRALDIAAPFSVYAAFVPLILLIMLLPITINGLGTSQLAFVWFFGQAGVPQPAAFALSVLFVALGVVGNLPGGLLYATSAGAASPGRPK, from the coding sequence CGCGCGGCGCCAACCTGGCCTGGATCGCCGCGGCGGCCGGTCTCGTCCTGTTCGATCGCGCCCTGATGGCGTATCGCTGGCTGGTGCTGTTGCGCGCTGTCGAGCCGCGGCAGCGGCCGCCGCTCGCCGCCGTGCTGCGCGTGTTCTTCGTGAGCACCTTCGTCGGCACGTTCCTCCCCAGCGTCGGCGGCGACGTGGTGCGCGCGTACAGCCTCTCGTGCTACGGCGTGGACGCCGCACAGTCGGCGGCATCGGTCGCGATCGATCGGGTGCTCGGGGTCGCCTCGATCGCGATCGTAGGTGTGGCGGGCCTTGCGCTTGCCGGGGCCCGTTTCGCCGACCGGGGCGTGGCCGCCACGCTGGCGGTCTCGCTCGCCGTGTGCGCGGCGGGCGCGCTGGTCGTCTTCAGCGAGCGGGCGGCCGGCCTCGCGCGGCACGCCGCGCGCCGGCTGCCCGGCGCGCGCGTCCGGCATGCCGCTGAATCCCTGGTGGATGCCACCCGCCGCTACGCGCGCCATCGCGGCGGTCTCGCCAACGTGCTGGCCGGGTCCGCGGGGGTGCAACTGCTTCGGATCGTCCAGGCCTATTGCCTCGGCCGCGCGCTCGACATCGCGGCACCCTTCTCTGTCTATGCCGCGTTCGTGCCGCTGATTCTGCTGATCATGCTGCTGCCGATTACAATCAACGGCCTCGGCACGAGCCAGCTCGCGTTCGTCTGGTTCTTCGGTCAGGCCGGCGTTCCCCAGCCGGCTGCCTTCGCGCTGTCCGTGCTCTTCGTCGCATTGGGTGTTGTCGGGAACCTGCCCGGCGGGTTACTTTACGCCACCAGCGCGGGCGCCGCCTCGCCCGGCCGGCCGAAATAG